From a region of the Streptomyces sp. NBC_00193 genome:
- a CDS encoding slipin family protein, whose product MVEELLTAGAVAGVGIVVYLGAAARVVKQYERGVVFRLGRLRGGVRGPGFTFVVPAVDRLRKVNMQIVTMPVPAQEGITRDNVTVRVDAVVYFKVVDAANAIIEVEDYRFAVSQMAQTSLRSIIGKSDLDDLLSNREQLNQGLELMIDSPAVGWGVQIDRVEIKDVSLPETMKRSMARQAEADRERRARIINADAELQASKKLAEAAEVMSEQPAALQLRLLQTVVAVAAEKNSTLVLPFPVELLRFLERAAPAPAAPAAAAPAPAAPSAGIAAPAPAPGPTDTSAGLGPGAVVEPCLDGSPPPAEPDVPRG is encoded by the coding sequence ATGGTCGAGGAACTGCTGACAGCCGGCGCCGTCGCGGGCGTCGGGATCGTGGTCTACCTGGGCGCCGCCGCCCGCGTGGTGAAGCAGTACGAGCGGGGCGTGGTCTTCCGCCTGGGCCGTCTGCGGGGCGGCGTCCGCGGGCCCGGATTCACCTTCGTGGTCCCGGCCGTGGACCGGCTGCGCAAGGTCAACATGCAGATCGTGACGATGCCGGTGCCCGCGCAGGAGGGGATCACGCGGGACAACGTCACGGTGCGGGTGGACGCGGTCGTGTACTTCAAGGTGGTGGACGCGGCCAACGCGATCATCGAGGTCGAGGACTACCGGTTCGCCGTCTCCCAGATGGCGCAGACCTCGCTGCGGTCGATCATCGGCAAGTCCGACCTGGACGATCTGCTCTCCAACCGGGAGCAGCTCAACCAGGGCCTGGAGCTGATGATCGACAGTCCGGCGGTGGGCTGGGGCGTCCAGATCGACCGGGTGGAGATCAAGGACGTGTCGCTCCCGGAGACGATGAAGCGGTCGATGGCCCGGCAGGCGGAGGCCGACCGGGAGCGGCGGGCGCGGATCATCAACGCGGATGCGGAGCTCCAGGCGTCGAAGAAGCTGGCCGAGGCGGCGGAGGTCATGTCGGAGCAGCCCGCGGCGCTGCAGCTGCGTCTGCTCCAGACGGTCGTGGCCGTGGCGGCGGAGAAGAACTCCACCCTCGTCCTCCCGTTCCCGGTGGAACTCCTCCGCTTCCTGGAACGCGCGGCCCCAGCACCTGCGGCGCCTGCCGCGGCGGCCCCTGCCCCGGCGGCGCCGTCTGCGGGCATCGCGGCCCCTGCCCCGGCACCGGGGCCGACGGACACCTCTGCGGGGCTCGGCCCCGGGGCCGTTGTGGAGCCCTGCCTCGACGGGTCCCCGCCGCCGGCGGAGCCGGACGTACCGCGCGGGTAG
- a CDS encoding YlxR family protein, translating into MSGRTQARACPERTCVGCRERAAKSDLLRIVAVGDKCVSDPRGTLPGRGAYVHPAVVCLDQAVRRRAFSRAFKSAGPFDTAELHEALADEAEATPST; encoded by the coding sequence GTGTCTGGCCGGACGCAAGCCCGCGCATGCCCCGAACGCACCTGTGTGGGGTGTCGGGAGCGAGCGGCCAAGAGCGATCTGCTGCGCATCGTGGCGGTCGGTGACAAATGTGTCTCCGATCCTCGCGGTACGCTGCCCGGCCGGGGTGCGTACGTGCACCCCGCCGTGGTCTGCCTCGACCAGGCTGTCCGCCGCAGGGCGTTCTCCCGGGCCTTCAAGTCCGCAGGACCGTTCGACACGGCGGAATTGCACGAAGCCCTGGCCGATGAGGCCGAGGCGACACCAAGCACGTAG
- a CDS encoding proline--tRNA ligase, with protein MSTQHVQRMSRLMAKTLREDPADAETLSHRLLVRAGYVRRSSAGVWSWLPLGKRVLDNVSRIVREEMDGIGAQEVLLPALLPKEPYEVSGRWSEYGDLLFRLKDRKGADYLLGPTHEEIFTLVVKDQCTSYKDLPVMLYQIQTKYRDEARPRSGVLRGREFQMKDSYSFDVSDEGLAESYRLHREAYVRIFERLGLDHRVVSAVSGAMGGSASEEFLAPAPAGEDTFADCPSCGYAANTEAVTFALTPAAGEHGPLEEIPTPDTPTIETLAAHLGVPASATLKNLLVKVDGEITAVGVPGDREVDLGKLGEHLAPAVVELVTAEDFADRPDLVRGYVGPQGLEKVRYLADPRVAPGTSWVTGANKSDTHARNVVCGRDFEVDRYLDVVVVEAGDPCPSCGTGLRLDRAIEIGHIFQLGRKYADAFGLDVLGKEGKPVRVTMGSYGIGVSRAVAALAEQTADERGLCWPAAVAPADVHVVAAGKAVPLALAETAAESLVGTGLRVLLDDRPGLSPGVKLTDAELIGVPWILVAGRRSADGVVELQDRRSGTREELPLEEALTRLTATA; from the coding sequence ATGTCAACGCAACACGTGCAGCGCATGTCCCGCCTCATGGCCAAGACCCTCCGCGAGGACCCCGCCGACGCGGAGACCCTCAGCCACCGCCTCCTGGTCCGGGCCGGCTACGTCCGGCGCAGCTCCGCCGGAGTGTGGAGCTGGCTGCCGCTCGGCAAGCGGGTCCTGGACAACGTCTCGCGCATCGTCCGCGAGGAGATGGACGGGATCGGGGCGCAGGAAGTGCTGCTCCCGGCGCTGCTGCCGAAGGAGCCGTACGAGGTCAGCGGCCGCTGGTCGGAGTACGGGGACCTGCTCTTCCGGCTCAAGGACCGCAAGGGCGCGGACTACCTGCTCGGCCCCACCCACGAGGAGATCTTCACCCTGGTGGTCAAGGACCAGTGCACGTCCTACAAGGACCTGCCGGTCATGCTCTACCAGATCCAGACCAAGTACCGGGACGAGGCGCGGCCCCGCTCGGGCGTCCTGCGCGGCCGCGAGTTCCAGATGAAGGACTCGTACTCCTTCGACGTCTCCGACGAGGGCCTGGCGGAGTCCTACCGGCTCCACCGCGAGGCCTACGTACGCATCTTCGAGCGGCTCGGCCTCGACCACCGGGTGGTGTCGGCGGTGTCGGGCGCGATGGGCGGCTCGGCGTCGGAGGAGTTCCTGGCGCCGGCCCCGGCCGGCGAGGACACCTTCGCGGACTGCCCCTCCTGCGGCTACGCGGCCAACACGGAGGCGGTGACCTTCGCCCTGACCCCGGCCGCGGGGGAGCACGGCCCGCTGGAGGAGATCCCGACCCCCGACACCCCCACCATCGAGACCCTGGCGGCGCACCTGGGCGTCCCCGCGTCGGCCACCCTGAAGAACCTCCTCGTCAAGGTCGACGGGGAGATCACCGCCGTCGGCGTACCGGGCGACCGGGAGGTCGACCTCGGCAAGCTCGGGGAGCACCTGGCCCCGGCCGTCGTGGAGCTGGTGACGGCGGAGGACTTCGCCGACCGGCCCGACCTCGTACGGGGCTACGTGGGCCCGCAGGGCCTGGAAAAGGTCCGCTACCTCGCCGACCCCCGCGTCGCGCCGGGCACCTCCTGGGTGACGGGGGCCAACAAGTCCGACACGCACGCCCGGAACGTGGTCTGCGGGCGGGACTTCGAGGTGGACCGGTACCTGGACGTGGTCGTCGTCGAGGCGGGCGACCCCTGCCCGTCCTGCGGCACCGGGCTCCGCCTGGACCGGGCCATCGAGATCGGGCACATCTTCCAGCTCGGCCGGAAGTACGCGGACGCCTTCGGGCTCGACGTCCTCGGCAAGGAGGGCAAGCCGGTCCGGGTCACGATGGGCTCCTACGGAATCGGCGTGTCCCGCGCGGTGGCCGCGCTGGCCGAACAGACGGCGGACGAGCGGGGCCTGTGCTGGCCGGCGGCGGTGGCCCCGGCCGACGTGCACGTCGTGGCCGCGGGCAAGGCGGTTCCGCTCGCCCTGGCGGAGACGGCGGCGGAGTCCCTGGTCGGGACGGGTCTCCGGGTCCTCCTGGACGACCGGCCCGGCCTGTCACCCGGGGTGAAGCTCACCGACGCGGAGCTCATCGGGGTCCCGTGGATCCTGGTCGCGGGCCGCCGGTCCGCGGACGGCGTGGTGGAACTCCAGGACCGCCGGTCCGGCACCCGCGAGGAACTCCCCCTGGAGGAAGCCCTGACCCGCTTGACCGCGACGGCGTAA
- the rimP gene encoding ribosome maturation factor RimP, translated as MSTTQSDRLRALLEPLVAAKGLDLEEIETSKAGKRRMLRIIVDSDDGVELDACAELSREVSDLLDETDAMGEDEYVLEVSSPGADRPLTEHRHYIRAIGRLVKFQTSDGGEVIARILDVDDEGMDLEVPGVKGRKATARRIVFTDIAKARVEIEFNRKDKKEEEA; from the coding sequence ATGAGCACCACCCAGAGCGACAGGCTGCGCGCATTGCTGGAGCCGCTCGTCGCCGCCAAGGGCCTGGACCTCGAGGAGATCGAGACGTCCAAGGCGGGCAAGCGCCGGATGCTGCGCATCATCGTGGACTCCGACGACGGCGTGGAGCTGGACGCGTGCGCCGAGCTGAGCCGCGAGGTCTCCGACCTGCTGGACGAGACCGACGCGATGGGAGAGGACGAGTACGTCCTCGAAGTGAGCTCGCCGGGCGCTGACCGCCCGCTGACCGAGCACCGTCACTACATCCGGGCGATCGGCCGGCTCGTGAAGTTCCAGACGTCGGACGGCGGGGAAGTGATCGCCCGCATCCTCGACGTCGACGACGAGGGCATGGACCTCGAGGTCCCGGGCGTGAAGGGCCGCAAGGCGACCGCCCGCCGCATCGTTTTCACCGACATCGCCAAGGCGCGTGTCGAGATCGAGTTCAACCGCAAGGACAAGAAGGAAGAGGAGGCGTAG
- a CDS encoding ferritin-like domain-containing protein has product MTPTPSPAAQVLEAAQAALAAEHAAAYGYGVIGARAAAARSAEAREAHGGHLARRDALTRTVRELGGSPRPSEAAYALPFTVRTPADAERLAAGIEDRVAGAYSDLVRAAEGRLRREAADALSAAALRAARWRGGGVAFPGLTERADTPRT; this is encoded by the coding sequence GTGACGCCCACCCCCTCCCCCGCCGCGCAGGTCCTGGAGGCCGCGCAGGCCGCGCTCGCCGCCGAGCACGCGGCCGCGTACGGCTACGGCGTGATCGGGGCCCGGGCCGCGGCCGCCCGCTCCGCCGAGGCCCGCGAGGCGCACGGCGGGCACCTCGCGCGCCGCGACGCGCTCACCCGCACCGTGCGTGAGCTGGGCGGTTCCCCCCGCCCCTCGGAGGCCGCGTACGCCCTGCCGTTCACCGTGCGCACGCCCGCCGACGCCGAGCGGCTGGCCGCCGGGATCGAGGACCGGGTGGCGGGTGCGTACTCCGATCTGGTGCGCGCCGCCGAGGGCCGGTTGCGCCGCGAGGCGGCTGACGCGCTGAGCGCCGCGGCCCTGCGGGCGGCACGCTGGCGTGGTGGCGGCGTAGCCTTCCCAGGGCTCACGGAACGCGCGGACACACCGCGGACCTAG
- the nusA gene encoding transcription termination factor NusA, translating into MDIDMSALRGLVREKEISFDLLVEAIESALLIAYHRTEGSFRRARVVLDRTNGHVIVWATEDPRDLEEGQEAKEFDDTPSDFGRIAATTAKQVILQRLRDAEDDLTFGEFLGREGDVITGVVQQGKDPKNVLVDIGKMEAMLPVQEQVPGEEYTHGLRLKSYVVRVAKGVRGPSVTLSRTHPNLVKKLFALEVPEIADGSVEICAIAREAGHRTKIAVRANRSGLNPKGACIGPMGSRVRNVMAELHGEKIDIVDWSDDPAEMVANALSPARVSKVEVVDWDTRSARVTVPDYQLSLAIGKEGQNARLAARLTGWRIDIRPDTEQPSDGDDRDRGERRDDRGDDRRDDRRDDHRGE; encoded by the coding sequence GTGGACATCGACATGAGTGCCCTACGGGGTCTGGTCCGGGAGAAGGAGATTTCCTTCGACCTGCTCGTCGAAGCGATCGAGTCGGCCCTCCTCATCGCGTACCACCGCACCGAGGGAAGCTTCCGGCGCGCACGCGTCGTGCTCGACCGCACCAACGGTCACGTGATCGTGTGGGCGACCGAGGACCCGAGGGACCTGGAAGAGGGCCAGGAGGCCAAGGAGTTCGACGACACCCCGTCGGACTTCGGCCGCATCGCCGCGACGACCGCCAAGCAGGTGATCCTCCAGCGTCTGCGCGACGCCGAGGACGACCTGACCTTCGGCGAGTTCCTGGGCCGCGAGGGTGATGTCATCACCGGCGTGGTGCAGCAGGGCAAGGACCCGAAGAACGTCCTCGTCGACATCGGCAAGATGGAGGCCATGCTGCCGGTGCAGGAGCAGGTCCCCGGCGAGGAGTACACGCACGGACTGCGCCTGAAGTCGTACGTCGTGCGGGTGGCGAAGGGTGTCCGCGGTCCGTCCGTGACCCTGTCGCGCACCCACCCGAACCTGGTGAAGAAGCTGTTCGCGCTGGAGGTCCCGGAGATCGCCGACGGCAGCGTCGAGATCTGCGCGATCGCCCGTGAGGCCGGTCACCGCACCAAGATCGCCGTCCGCGCCAACCGCTCCGGCCTCAACCCGAAGGGCGCCTGCATCGGCCCGATGGGCAGCCGCGTGCGCAACGTCATGGCCGAACTGCACGGCGAGAAGATCGACATCGTCGACTGGTCGGACGACCCGGCGGAGATGGTCGCCAACGCCCTGTCACCCGCCCGGGTGAGCAAGGTCGAGGTCGTGGACTGGGACACCCGGTCCGCACGGGTGACCGTGCCCGACTACCAGCTGTCGCTGGCCATCGGCAAGGAGGGCCAGAACGCCCGCCTCGCCGCTCGCCTGACCGGCTGGCGCATCGACATCCGTCCCGACACCGAGCAGCCCTCGGACGGGGACGACCGCGACCGCGGCGAGCGCCGCGACGACCGGGGCGACGACCGCCGGGACGACCGGCGCGACGACCACCGCGGGGAATAA
- the infB gene encoding translation initiation factor IF-2, with product MAKVRVYELAKEFGVESKVVMAKLQELGEFVRSASSTIEAPVVRKLTDALQGPGGNAGKSAAKPGEPRKAAPAKPGVPTPGAVARPAAPKPGAPAPKPVVAEAPAVSAPAPVTPTAAPGGPRPGPKAPAAPKPAPAAPVATEFSAPPAAPAAAAPARTDRPAGPGATPGPRPAQQRPERPAAQGGQSGARPGAPRPAGAAPARTERPAGPGASAPRPQGARPAGPRPGNNPFTSGGSTGMARPQAPRPAGAPRPGAPGAGDRQGGAPRPQGGPGGAPRPQGAGAGRPTPGGMPRPQGGAPRPGGAPGGNRPNPGMMPQRPAAGGPGPRPGGGPGGRGPGAGGPRPGGAGGAGRPAGGGFAGRPAGPGSRPGGGGGFGGPRPGGGGFGGGPAGAGGGGRPGFGGRPGGPGARGGTQGAFGRPGGPARRGRKSKRQRRQEYEAMQAPSVGGVMLPRGHGETVRLSRGASLTDFAEKINANPASLVAVMMNLGEMVTATQSVSDETLEMLAGEMNYVVQIVSPEEEDRELLEGFDIEFGEDEGGEEFLMPRPPVVTVMGHVDHGKTRLLDAIRKTNVVAGEAGGITQHIGAYQVTTQVNDEDRKITFIDTPGHEAFTAMRARGAKSTDIAILVVAANDGVMPQTIEALNHAQAAGVPIVVAVNKIDVEGADPVKVRGQLTEFGLVAEEYGGDTMFVDISAKQGLHIDSLLEAVVLTADASLDLRANPEQDAQGIAIESHLDRGRGAVATVLVQRGTLRVGDTMVVGDAYGRVRAMLDDKGNNVEEAGPATPVLVLGLTNVPGAGDNFLVVDEDRTARQIAEKRAARERNANFAKRVRRVSLEDLDSVLKAGLVQELNLIIKGDASGAVEALESSLLQLDVGEEVDIRILHRGVGAVTESDINLAMGSDAIVIGYNVRAAGRAAQMAEREGVDVRYYSVIYQAIEEIEAALKGLLKPEYEEVELGTAEVREVFRSSKLGNIAGVLIRSGEVKRNTKARLLRDGKVIAESLTISGLRRFKDDVTEIREGFEGGINLGNFNDIKIDDVIATYEMREKPRA from the coding sequence GTGGCTAAGGTCCGGGTATACGAACTCGCCAAGGAGTTCGGAGTTGAGAGCAAGGTCGTCATGGCCAAGCTCCAGGAACTCGGTGAGTTCGTCCGTTCGGCGTCCTCGACGATCGAGGCGCCGGTCGTACGCAAGTTGACCGATGCTTTGCAGGGCCCCGGCGGCAACGCCGGCAAGTCCGCTGCGAAGCCGGGTGAGCCCCGCAAGGCCGCCCCCGCCAAGCCCGGGGTTCCCACCCCGGGTGCTGTTGCACGTCCCGCTGCCCCGAAGCCCGGCGCCCCGGCCCCCAAGCCGGTCGTTGCCGAGGCCCCGGCCGTCAGCGCCCCCGCCCCGGTGACCCCGACCGCCGCCCCCGGTGGTCCGCGTCCCGGTCCCAAGGCTCCGGCCGCCCCGAAGCCCGCTCCGGCGGCTCCCGTGGCGACCGAGTTCTCGGCGCCCCCGGCGGCTCCGGCCGCCGCGGCTCCGGCACGCACCGACCGTCCCGCCGGTCCCGGCGCGACCCCCGGTCCGCGTCCGGCGCAGCAGCGCCCCGAGCGTCCGGCGGCCCAGGGCGGCCAGTCCGGCGCCCGTCCCGGCGCCCCGCGTCCGGCCGGTGCCGCTCCGGCGCGCACCGAGCGTCCCGCAGGTCCCGGTGCCTCGGCCCCGCGTCCGCAGGGCGCCCGTCCGGCCGGTCCCCGTCCGGGCAACAACCCGTTCACCTCTGGTGGCTCCACCGGCATGGCGCGCCCGCAGGCGCCCCGTCCGGCCGGCGCTCCCCGTCCCGGTGCCCCCGGCGCCGGTGACCGCCAGGGTGGCGCTCCCCGTCCGCAGGGCGGCCCCGGCGGCGCTCCGCGTCCCCAGGGTGCCGGTGCCGGTCGTCCGACCCCGGGCGGCATGCCGCGTCCGCAGGGCGGCGCCCCGCGTCCCGGTGGTGCTCCCGGTGGCAACCGTCCCAACCCGGGCATGATGCCGCAGCGTCCCGCTGCCGGTGGTCCCGGTCCCCGTCCCGGTGGCGGCCCCGGTGGCCGTGGTCCCGGTGCGGGCGGTCCCCGTCCCGGCGGTGCCGGTGGTGCCGGTCGTCCCGCGGGCGGCGGCTTCGCCGGTCGTCCGGCCGGTCCGGGCTCGCGTCCCGGCGGCGGTGGCGGCTTCGGCGGTCCCCGTCCCGGTGGTGGCGGCTTCGGCGGCGGTCCGGCTGGTGCCGGTGGCGGCGGTCGTCCCGGCTTCGGCGGTCGTCCCGGTGGTCCCGGTGCCCGTGGTGGCACGCAGGGTGCCTTCGGCCGTCCCGGTGGTCCCGCGCGTCGTGGTCGCAAGTCCAAGCGCCAGCGTCGCCAGGAGTACGAGGCCATGCAGGCCCCGTCGGTCGGCGGCGTCATGCTGCCGCGTGGTCACGGCGAGACCGTTCGCCTGTCGCGCGGTGCGTCCCTCACCGACTTCGCGGAGAAGATCAACGCCAACCCGGCGTCGCTCGTCGCCGTGATGATGAACCTCGGCGAGATGGTCACTGCCACGCAGTCCGTCTCCGACGAGACCCTCGAAATGCTGGCCGGCGAGATGAACTACGTCGTTCAGATCGTCAGCCCGGAGGAAGAGGACCGCGAGCTCCTCGAGGGCTTCGACATCGAGTTCGGCGAGGACGAGGGCGGCGAGGAATTCCTCATGCCGCGTCCGCCGGTCGTGACCGTCATGGGTCACGTCGACCACGGTAAGACCCGACTGCTCGACGCCATCCGCAAGACGAACGTCGTTGCGGGCGAGGCCGGTGGCATCACGCAGCACATCGGTGCGTACCAGGTCACCACCCAGGTCAACGACGAAGACCGCAAGATCACCTTCATCGACACCCCGGGTCACGAGGCGTTCACCGCCATGCGTGCCCGTGGTGCGAAGTCGACCGACATCGCGATCCTCGTGGTCGCGGCCAACGACGGCGTCATGCCGCAGACGATCGAGGCGCTCAACCACGCCCAGGCCGCCGGCGTCCCGATCGTCGTCGCGGTCAACAAGATCGACGTCGAGGGTGCCGACCCGGTCAAGGTGCGCGGTCAGCTCACCGAGTTCGGTCTGGTCGCCGAGGAGTACGGCGGCGACACGATGTTCGTCGACATCTCCGCCAAGCAGGGTCTGCACATCGACTCCCTGCTCGAGGCCGTCGTCCTCACCGCCGACGCCTCGCTCGACCTGCGCGCCAACCCGGAGCAGGACGCTCAGGGTATTGCGATCGAGTCCCACCTCGACCGCGGCCGCGGTGCCGTTGCCACCGTCCTCGTCCAGCGCGGTACCCTCCGCGTCGGCGACACGATGGTCGTGGGCGACGCCTACGGCCGTGTGCGCGCCATGCTCGACGACAAGGGCAACAACGTCGAGGAAGCGGGTCCTGCGACCCCCGTCCTGGTCCTGGGTCTCACCAACGTCCCCGGCGCCGGCGACAACTTCCTCGTCGTCGACGAGGACCGCACCGCCCGTCAGATCGCCGAGAAGCGTGCTGCGCGTGAGCGCAACGCCAACTTCGCCAAGCGCGTCCGCCGGGTGTCCCTGGAAGACCTCGACTCGGTCCTCAAGGCCGGTCTGGTCCAGGAACTCAACCTCATCATCAAGGGCGACGCGTCCGGTGCGGTCGAGGCTCTCGAGTCCTCGCTGCTCCAGCTCGACGTCGGCGAAGAGGTCGACATCCGCATCCTGCACCGCGGTGTGGGTGCGGTCACCGAGTCCGACATCAACCTGGCGATGGGCTCCGACGCCATCGTCATCGGCTACAACGTCCGTGCGGCCGGCCGTGCCGCGCAGATGGCGGAGCGCGAGGGTGTCGACGTTCGCTACTACTCGGTGATCTACCAGGCCATCGAGGAGATCGAGGCGGCCCTCAAGGGTCTCCTCAAGCCGGAGTACGAAGAGGTCGAGCTCGGTACGGCGGAGGTCCGCGAGGTCTTCCGCTCGTCCAAGCTGGGCAACATCGCCGGTGTCCTCATCCGGTCCGGCGAGGTCAAGCGCAACACCAAGGCGCGGCTCCTGCGCGATGGCAAGGTCATCGCCGAGAGCCTCACCATCTCCGGTCTGCGCCGCTTCAAGGACGACGTCACCGAGATCCGCGAAGGCTTCGAGGGTGGTATCAACCTCGGTAACTTCAACGACATCAAGATCGACGACGTCATCGCGACGTACGAGATGCGCGAGAAGCCCCGCGCGTAA
- a CDS encoding GNAT family N-acetyltransferase yields the protein MLTQTTTRVLEPSDLDAALDILGREPVENAFVTSRVQVAGLDPWRLGGEMWGWYADGELRSLCYAGANLVPVCAGPDAVRAFADRARRTGRRCSSIVGPAEATGLLWQLLEPSWGPARDVRSRQPLMVMEQPSTTVTADPRVRRIRKDEMDLIMPACVAMFTEEVGISPMTGDGGLLYQARVAELVASGRSFARIEDGKVVFKAEIGAATSRACQIQGVWVAPEFRGRGHSETGMAAVVAYALRDVAPVVSLYVNDFNTAARASYRRVGFREVGAFMSVLF from the coding sequence GTGTTGACGCAGACCACCACCCGGGTCCTTGAGCCCAGTGATCTCGACGCCGCGCTCGACATCCTCGGCCGCGAGCCGGTCGAGAACGCGTTCGTCACCTCCCGGGTCCAGGTCGCCGGGCTCGACCCGTGGCGCCTGGGCGGCGAGATGTGGGGCTGGTACGCAGACGGCGAGCTCCGCTCGCTCTGCTACGCCGGCGCCAACCTGGTGCCCGTCTGCGCCGGTCCCGACGCGGTACGGGCCTTCGCCGACCGCGCCCGGCGCACCGGCCGCCGCTGCTCCTCCATCGTCGGCCCCGCCGAGGCCACCGGCCTGCTCTGGCAGCTCCTGGAGCCGAGCTGGGGCCCGGCCCGAGACGTCCGCTCCCGCCAGCCCCTCATGGTCATGGAGCAGCCGTCCACCACGGTGACCGCCGACCCCCGGGTGCGCCGGATCCGCAAGGACGAGATGGACCTGATCATGCCCGCCTGCGTGGCCATGTTCACCGAAGAGGTCGGCATCTCCCCGATGACGGGCGACGGCGGCCTGCTCTACCAGGCCCGGGTCGCCGAGCTGGTCGCCAGTGGGCGTTCCTTCGCCCGCATCGAGGACGGCAAGGTCGTCTTCAAGGCCGAGATCGGCGCCGCGACCTCCCGCGCCTGCCAGATCCAGGGCGTCTGGGTGGCCCCCGAGTTCCGCGGCCGCGGGCACTCCGAGACCGGGATGGCCGCCGTCGTCGCGTACGCGCTCCGGGACGTGGCCCCCGTGGTCAGCCTCTACGTCAACGACTTCAACACCGCCGCACGGGCCTCCTACCGCCGGGTCGGCTTCCGCGAGGTCGGCGCGTTCATGAGCGTGCTGTTCTGA
- a CDS encoding N-acetyltransferase, whose product MPTPAGEDPGRPAGLRIGPLDLAARVDEALRVQAMAFGLSEEEVGIRRYIVQRHMTCRGARALGAFTEDGGLAGFVYGMPNDRTHWWSGVVEPYLRAGGHEEWLDGSFVITELHVHPGFQGKGVGRALITLITDTAAEDRSILSAIDTDSPARGLYGSLGYTDLARQVLFPSASLPYAVMGAPLPLRRP is encoded by the coding sequence ATGCCAACCCCCGCGGGAGAAGACCCCGGCCGGCCCGCCGGACTGCGGATCGGGCCCCTCGACCTCGCCGCCCGGGTCGACGAGGCCCTGCGCGTGCAGGCCATGGCCTTCGGACTCAGCGAGGAGGAGGTCGGCATCCGGCGCTACATCGTCCAGCGCCACATGACCTGCCGCGGAGCCCGTGCGCTCGGCGCGTTCACCGAGGACGGCGGGCTCGCCGGGTTCGTCTACGGCATGCCCAACGACCGCACGCACTGGTGGTCCGGAGTCGTCGAGCCCTATCTGCGGGCCGGCGGCCACGAGGAATGGCTCGACGGGTCCTTCGTGATCACCGAGCTCCACGTCCACCCCGGCTTCCAGGGCAAGGGCGTCGGCCGCGCCCTCATCACCCTGATCACCGACACCGCCGCCGAGGACCGCTCGATCCTCTCCGCGATCGACACCGACAGCCCCGCCCGCGGCCTCTACGGCTCCCTCGGCTACACGGACCTGGCCCGCCAGGTCCTCTTCCCGAGCGCGAGCCTCCCGTACGCCGTCATGGGCGCCCCGCTGCCGCTGCGCAGACCCTGA
- a CDS encoding aminoglycoside phosphotransferase family protein, whose amino-acid sequence MAFEPPQRLVRALGELPESAHVSDWLGQLPGLAEAALARRGVQAQRVQAPGGRSSLVVLVRYADGTPAALKLAPPGLRPDRELAALAHWGGFGSVRVLDTRHHEEDGALLLERLHPEVSLRSLPEAKALLEACGTLRRLWVAPAPGHGWETVAERTSEQAEVLRKAPPEAAELASAALAAREELTAAPAEELLLHGNFRQGKVLAGERAPWLAVGPDPMVGERAYDLARLVRDRLEDQMASSAGAAGARRRVNKLADALEVDRDRLRGWTLFRAVESGNRALAAGRRRDAELLLEFAGWL is encoded by the coding sequence ATGGCTTTCGAACCGCCGCAGCGGCTTGTACGGGCGCTCGGCGAGCTGCCGGAATCGGCGCACGTCTCGGACTGGCTGGGGCAGCTCCCCGGCCTGGCGGAGGCCGCGCTGGCCCGGCGCGGAGTACAGGCCCAGCGGGTGCAGGCCCCCGGCGGCCGCAGCAGCCTGGTCGTCCTCGTCCGGTACGCCGACGGGACCCCGGCCGCGCTGAAGCTGGCCCCGCCGGGGCTCCGGCCCGACCGGGAACTGGCCGCGCTGGCGCACTGGGGCGGCTTCGGGTCGGTACGGGTCCTGGACACGCGCCACCACGAGGAGGACGGGGCGCTGCTGCTGGAGCGGCTGCACCCCGAGGTCTCGCTGCGGTCGCTGCCGGAGGCGAAGGCGCTGCTGGAGGCCTGTGGCACGCTGCGCAGGCTCTGGGTGGCCCCGGCGCCGGGGCACGGCTGGGAGACGGTCGCCGAGCGGACCTCCGAGCAGGCCGAGGTGCTCCGCAAGGCTCCCCCGGAGGCGGCGGAGCTGGCCTCCGCGGCGCTGGCGGCCCGCGAGGAGCTGACGGCGGCGCCGGCCGAGGAGCTGCTGCTGCACGGCAACTTCCGGCAGGGCAAGGTCCTCGCCGGCGAGCGCGCTCCGTGGCTGGCGGTGGGCCCGGACCCGATGGTCGGCGAGCGGGCCTACGACCTGGCGCGGCTGGTACGGGACCGGCTGGAGGACCAGATGGCCTCCTCGGCGGGGGCCGCGGGCGCCCGGCGCCGGGTGAACAAGCTGGCCGACGCGCTGGAGGTGGACCGGGACCGGCTGCGCGGCTGGACGCTCTTCCGGGCGGTCGAATCGGGCAACCGGGCGCTGGCCGCCGGGCGGCGGCGGGACGCGGAGCTGCTGCTGGAGTTCGCGGGCTGGTTGTAG